A window of the Tenebrio molitor chromosome 1, icTenMoli1.1, whole genome shotgun sequence genome harbors these coding sequences:
- the LOC138122330 gene encoding meiotic recombination protein DMC1/LIM15 homolog, whose translation MATMEETKITINEIDVETTETIEIEVEEEEEAFFKDVYLLAEHGIALADIEEMRKTGINTIKGIQMTTRAKLLAIKTFDKDKVDKIQEACSRISFGKCFMTALEVSEEQKQVFRISTGSANLDKLLGGGVESMSITQVFGESGAGKTQIAHTLCVTAQIPTNGYPGGKVMFIDTEHTFRPERIRHVARRFSLNEKSVLENVLYARAYNSEHQYELLKNVGGKFHEEVGMFRLLIVDSIISLFRVDFLGRGELVSRQQKLGQMMSLLQKISEEYNVAVLITNQMTSDFRSFPLLNMDENGKPVGGNILAHSSTTRVSLKKVAGNVRIAKMLDSPDQEETEEAFLITTGGIRDPKIPESKE comes from the exons ATGGCCACAATGGAAGAAACCAAGATAACTATCAACGAGATAGACGTCGAAACCACGGAAACCATTGAAATTGAAGTTGAGGAAGAGGAGGAAGCTTTCTTCAAGGACGTCTATTTGCTGGCCGAACATGGAATCGCCTTGGCGGATATTGAAGAAATGCGAAAAACCGGCATAAATACAATTAAAGGGATCCAAATGACGACCCGCGCCAAGCTGCTAGCAATTAAGACCTTCGACAAAGATAAAGTCGACAAAATCCAAGAAGCTTGTTCTCGAATTTCCTTCGGCAAGTGTTTCATGACGGCGCTTGAAGTGAGCGAAGAGCAGAAACAAGTCTTCAGGATCAGCACCGGAAGCGCAAACCTCGA CAAGTTGCTAGGAGGTGGCGTCGAGTCGATGAGCATTACGCAAGTCTTCGGCGAATCTGGAGCTGGGAAAACACAAATTGCACACACGCTGTGCGTCACGGCGCAGATCCCAACCAACGGCTACCCTGGGGGGAAGGTCATGTTCATAGACACTGAACACACTTT TCGCCCCGAACGCATCCGCCACGTGGCGCGCCGATTCagcttaaacgaaaaaagcgtcTTAGAGAATGTCCTCTACGCTAGAGCTTACAACTCTGAGCACCAGTACGAGCTGCTGAAAAA TGTCGGCGGAAAATTCCACGAAGAAGTGGGCATGTTTAGACTTCTAATCGTCGACTCGATCATATCTCTCTTCCGAGTGGATTTCCTCGGCAGGGGTGAGTTGGTCTCTCGCCAACAAAAGCTGGGACAGATGATGTCGCTTCTCCAGAAGATAAGCGAAGAGTACAACGTTGCAGTTCTAATAACAAATCAGATGACCAGCGACTTCCGAAGCTTCCCTTTGTTGAATATGGACGAAAATGGGAAGCCCGTTGGCGGAAACATTTTGGCGCACAGTTCCACCACCAGAGTGTCTCTGAAGAAGGTCGCGGGAAACGTGAGAATTGCGAAGATGCTCGACAGCCCCGACCAGGAGGAAACAGAGGAGGCTTTTCTTATCACCACCGGGGGGATCAGAGATCCCAAAATTCCAGAATCGAAAGAGTAG
- the LOC138122324 gene encoding mini-chromosome maintenance complex-binding protein, with amino-acid sequence MDILNCSPTQWYEKETELVELLQNDTLWNQIPLLNVNELHNMKDERLVRFRGMIQDMHGPEYYLEKFEVMKADGQQTETRHGKYMDITKWEANETIDMDGPSAVKSERQTYVAISIPAINSWASKLEEDKYKLSNLPSSSTSVPVQMKRPLEDMETDEAESQVVEQSNSENKRQCTQIPKPEASNVVSQEHLLNFPIPDSSGKVCHLKVYKNADLLKLNSVWEFVGFLSVDPILANHDVDEEMNDVEFQTHNPPPSLVPRIHCVSFRTLTHSNPLVTADKMSPDRMKIVQKELLIVLTQLMLGDEVAAEYLIYHLISEVYLRKDFMALGKFSLNISNVPKFENLDFVQELYKFIELLTTKSHYLAMSLENMNKLAFIPKKDYTSNRLTSSILQMSANTHFVLDETKLSAGKLNEAGINGVKALANAIKNQKTLYDFTYYQIEFDCDIPFLILSEGKSMLPSDVHVVLDPDDMHLKTFGEILEAARHFLKPELLNEIRVYLTSARLVEYEISDGIQEMVQKEFVNMRQRGNVSGDDLHNLLVLARLVCISQGKNTLDEECWRKACVLEESRKKRMTR; translated from the exons ATGGATATTTTAAACTGTTCACCTACACAGTGGTATGAGAAGGAGACTGAATTGGTGGAATTGTTACAAAACGACACTCTTTGGAATCAg ATTCCGTTGTTGAACGTTAATGAATTGCACAATATGAAAGACGAAAGATTGGTCAGGTTTCGCGGCATGATCCAAGACATGCACGGCCCTGAATattatttggaaaaatttgaggttatgaaaGCGGATGGTCAACAAACTGAGACCCGCCATGGAAAATACATGGATATTACCAAATGGGAG GCTAATGAAACAATCGATATGGATGGACCCTCTGCTGTGAAAAGTGAAAGACAAACTTATGTTGCTATTTCAATTCCTGCCATTAATTCATGGGCAAGCAAA TTGGAAGAGGACAAGTATAAACTGTCCAATCTACCATcatcttcaacttctgtcccTGTCCAGATGAAAAGACCTTTGGAAGATATGGAAACTGATGAAGCAGAGTCCCAAGTTGTAGAACAATCAAATAGTGAAAATAAGAGGCAATGTACACAAATACCTAAACCTGAAGCTTCAAATGTGGTGTCACAAGAGCATTTGTTAAATTTCCCAATTCCTGACTCATCTGGAAAAGTTTGTCACTTGAAGGTTTACAAAAATGCAGACTTGCTCAAGCTGAATTCAGTTTGGGAGTTTGTTGGGTTTTTGTCAGTTGATCCCATTTTGGCCAATCATGATGTTGATGAAGAGATGAATGATGTGGAGTTCCAGACTCACAACCCACCACCTTCTCTTGTGCCCAGAATTCATTGTGTGTCCTTTAGAACCTTGACCCACAGTAATCCTTTAGTCACTGCTGATAAAATGAGTCCTGACAGAATGAAAATTGTGCAAAAGGAACTTCTAATTGTGTTGACACAGCTGATGCTGGGAGATGAAGTAGCAGCAGAGTACTTGATTTATCATCTCATTTCTGAAGT GTACTTGAGAAAGGATTTTATGGcgttaggaaaattttcgctGAATATTTCCAACGTTCcaaaattcgaaaatttgGATTTTGTTCAGGAATTGTACAAATTTATCGAGTTGTTGACCACCAAAAGTCATTATCTGGCCATGTCCTTGGAAAATATGAACAAACTCGCCTTCATTCCAAA aaaagacTACACTTCCAACCGTTTAACGAGCAGCATTTTGCAAATGAGCGCCAACACACATTTCGTACTCGACGAAACAAAACTCAGCGCGGGAAAGTTAAACGAAGCTGGAATTAACGGAGTAAAGGCGCTTGCCAACGCcatcaaaaaccaaaaaacacTCTACGACTTCACTTATTACCAAATAGAATTCGATTGTGACATTCCGTTCTTAATCCTGTCAGAAGGCAAGTCGATGCTTCCA AGCGACGTCCATGTTGTTCTGGATCCGGATGACATGCATTTGAAGACATTCGGCGAAATTCTGGAAGCCGCCAGACACTTCTTGAAACCAGAACTGTTGAATGAGATTCGTGTCTACTTGACGTCTGCAAGACTGGTCGAATACGAAATTTCGGATGGAATCCAAGAA ATGGTGCAAAAGGAGTTTGTCAATATGAGGCAACGGGGGAATGTTTCAGGAGATGACCTTCACAATCTTCTGGTTTTGGCAAGGCTGGTTTGCATTTCTCAAGGGAAAAATACTCTCGACGAGGAGTGTTGGAGGAAAGCGTGTGTTTTGGAGGAGAGTCGCAAGAAGAGAATGACTCGTTAA
- the LOC138122331 gene encoding ciliary microtubule inner protein 2B-like isoform X1, translating into MFSGLTDEERCAFLSQTYDSFIPGYTGHCPTLKFHYGRCYGTKTKEILKDIRTKKIFQDVHKENYRSQDYKTPVLEPITKSKGQFKDYGLDYKQRAPRYITGYTGFIPTLNFRYGKSYSRAADDSAYEYETNKHRRLQMAQEEVDRMFRAKSAPRMTSIRSKDEVQQALDTYIEKRKFQEHKISPEYPPIAGYTGHIPRVKGNEESLSQRYNTVVKRGLTLLQKERERIQSLKKAQNQVVGVLQDFENLHNTISTEAS; encoded by the exons GTACACGGGGCACTGCCCCACTTTGAAGTTCCACTATGGGCGCTGTTATGGGACGAAGACCAAAGAGATCCTGAAG GACATACGTACCAAAAAGATCTTTCAGGACGTTCATAAAGAGAATTATCGATCGCAGGATTACAAAACGCCAGTTTTGGAACCGATCACCAAAAGTAAAGGACAATTTAAGGATTATGGTTTAGATTATAAACAAAGAGCGCCTCGATACATCACAGGCTACACAG GTTTCATCCCCACACTCAATTTCCGGTATGGCAAGTCGTACAGCAGAGCCGCCGACGACAGCGCCTACGAGTACGAAACCAACAAACACAGGAGGCTTCAGATGGCCCAAGAGGAAGTCGACCGAATGTTTAGGGCTAAAAGCGCCCCTCGAATGACCTCCATCAGAAGCAAAGATGAAGTGCAACAGGCACTGGACACTTACATCGAAAAACGTAAATTCCAAG AACACAAAATTTCGCCGGAATATCCACCGATTGCCGGCTACACCGGACACATTCCGCGAGTAAAAGGAAACGAAGAGTCGCTCTCGCAGCGATACAACACCGTGGTGAAACGAGGATTAACCCTGCTGCAAAAAGAGCGGGAAAGAATCCAGAGTTTGAAAAAAGCGCAGAACCAAGTAGTTGGAGTGTTGCAAGATTTCGAGAATCTTCACAACACCATCAGTACTGAAGCTTCGTAG
- the LOC138122325 gene encoding uncharacterized protein, with protein MMSPTNPQEDAKLDAMQRSWQSRRSRSSLFDDISVVETELLSMPQAPFGPKPTFAAPQRVAPTPRKEEEVDAYTYNFHEQVIPEEPELVEESPSSVTLDASALGDFPAVYTICAVEPHQMPVVGVYTDRRIVPGFKYRVRPLPEIGETSPNKCMFNEQALTLKSIGRGYARRFTFDATTSLNNNVNYFWSDNRPEGYAFELEVISEGDKFTIFDSNKEAQGTVEVLQLEGPQFEISNVCSKYKIEKRANVRFTGKVEFYETGVAKPTPIAGVVIAVKYKHKGTAEIVKVMNVVIRRQRYTLLPGIQKVHRRVTVRGQDIDDVPTQYSMHGLEPYELPVVGTYVDPRIIPGFHYKVRPNDRKEHLFGGRALRLLSIGMGYAKRLTFEPDSLVHPDNYLWSDNHPDGLGLEVRAVHEDMTFVIMAGELVLGEASVFRVDRPQIEEKMEKVATKSGKCAIEKYVHIDVMCHIAIKIPGGCNGGNNESLMRVYGLAVVRKEPNQNRAHVVRVENVGLNSQLNVLFAQTHTELTFFPKK; from the exons ATGATGTCCCCGACGAACCCCCAAGAGGACGCCAAGTTGGACGCGATGCAGCGCTCCTGGCAGTCCAGACGCTCCCGTTCGTCTCTCTTCGACGACATCTCCGTCGTCGAGACCGAGCTGCTTTCCATGCCCCAG GCTCCGTTCGGCCCCAAGCCCACTTTCGCTGCGCCCCAGCGAGTCGCACCCACCCCCCGGAAGGAGGAGGAGGTCGACGCCTACACCTACAACTTCCAC GAACAAGTTATCCCCGAAGAACCGGAACTAGTTGAGGAGAGTCCCTCCTCTGTTACTCTAGACGCCTCCGCCCTCGGGGATTTCCCGGCCGTGTACACGATATGCGCGGTGGAGCCGCACCAGATGCCCGTCGTGGGGGTGTACACAGACAGGCGCATCGTGCCCGGTTTCAAGTACCGCGTGCGCCCCCTGCCCGAGATCGGGGAAACATCCCCCAACAAATGCATGTTCAACGAGCAAGCCCTTACGCTCAAGTCCATCGGGCGAGGCTACGCCCGCCGCTTCACCTTCGACGCCACCACCAGCTTGAACAACAACGTCAACTACTTCTGGAGCGATAACCGCCCCGAAGGCTACGCTTTCGAGCTGGAAGTGATCTCCGAAGGGGACAAATTCACCATTTTCGACAGCAACAAGGAGGCGCAGGGCACCGTCGAAGTGCTACAACTCGAG GGACCGCAATTTGAAATTAGTAATGTTTGTAGCaaatacaaaattgaaaaaagagcGAATGTTAGGTTCACGGGTAAGGTTGAGTTTTACGAGACGGGCGTCGCCAAGCCCACGCCGATCGCTGGGGTTGTCATTGCCGTCAAGTACAAGCACAAGGGCACTGCCGAGATTGTCAAAGTGATGAATGTCGTCATACGAAGGCAGAGATACACTTTGTTGCCCGGAATACAAAAAGTACACAGGAGGGTCACTGTACGAGGACAAGACATTGACGATGTGCCCACGCAGTATTCCATGCACGGATTGGAGCCCTACGAACTACCCGTCGTGG GAACTTACGTTGATCCCCGCATCATCCCCGGCTTCCACTACAAGGTCAGGCCGAACGACAGAAAAGAGCACCTGTTCGGGGGCCGCGCCTTGCGCCTCCTCAGCATCGGCATGGGTTACGCCAAGAGGCTGACCTTCGAACCCGACTCCCTGGTCCATCCCGACAACTACCTCTGGTCCGACAACCACCCCGACGGTCTGGGTTTGGAGGTCAGGGCGGTGCACGAAGACATGACGTTCGTGATCATGGCAGGAGAGCTAGTCCTAGGGGAGGCGTCAGTCTTCAGGGTCGACAGGCCACAGATCGAGGAAAAAATGGAGAAG GTTGCGACGAAATCTGGTAAATGCGCCATCGAAAAGTACGTCCACATCGACGTGATGTGCCACATCGCCATCAAAATCCCCGGAGGCTGCAACGGCGGCAACAACGAGAGCCTGATGAGGGTGTACGGGTTGGCGGTGGTGCGGAAGGAGCCCAACCAGAACCGCGCCCACGTCGTCAGGGTGGAAAACGTCGGGTTGAACTCGCAACTCAACGTTCTGTTCGCGCAGACGCACACAGAACTCACATTTTTCCCAAAGAAGTAG
- the Ccz1 gene encoding vacuolar fusion protein CCZ1 homolog — MSIKTDIELRNFFIFNSLYGPKEGEELQKILYYYPITDHADVQIKNVGLVEGIIQFTGTFKPNTPVNSLHTQKMRQIYFQPEKNFWIVMTLNLPSVAKGKDSSNPVEYLEDNLQDNVYEAVLKQAYYMYRLFWGTFTYTIEHHDIGTLKTKLEHFYKAYLKSLKLAHSDILNVFCGIQYLPLDKLTFLKVQCFINTLECDYPEVEYTAFLYNDHLIWSGLEPKDMKIVYQYLIGTLLPANMETELQGGSMPRNSISPFAALHHGRFITGPTNLKQAKSVGKVPKVFLFSSGKPTTYHLVVYRALSASICLFLRVDKELTLQLFKDMDEFISPKLTTMVSDISEYCSKQVITPSNVPENSPRFIYFNKLNLAYKSTAHLDNKQSGNIACTKEALKIMADMNSRRSLLGHSSETIVKTMHDYWVVAKNSNSREFYVALQQKNASLIDISEDIKKLCETELKGIFFHPL; from the exons ATGAGTATAAAGACCGACATTGAGTTAAGGAATTTCTTCATCTTCAATTCTCTGTATGGCCCCAAAGAAGGGGAG GAATTACAGAAGATTTTATATTATTACCCAATAACAGATCATGCTGATGtgcagattaaaaatgtgGGGCTGGTTGAAGGTATCATCCAATTTACTGG AACATTTAAACCTAACACCCCAGTTAATTCACTGCACACACAAAAAATGCGCCAAATTTATTTCCAACcagaaaaaaatttctggaTTGTTATG ACTTTGAATCTACCTTCTGTTGCAAAGGGTAAAGACAGTTCAAATCCTGTGGAGTATTTAGAGGACAACCTGCAAGATAATGTGTATGAAGCTGTTTTAAAGCAAGCTTACTACATGTACCGACTATTTTGGGGTACATTTACTTACACCATAGAACATCATGACATTGGGACACTTAAAACAAAGCttgaacatttttacaaaGCT tATCTTAAATCTTTAAAACTGGCACACTCAGACATCCTCAATGTGTTTTGTGGCATCCAATACCTACCTCTTGATAAACTCACATTTCTCAAAGTCCAGTGTTTTATCAACACCTTAGAGTGTGACTATCCAGAAGTTGAATACACTGCATTCCTGTACAATGACCATTTGATTTG GAGTGGACTTGAGCCAAAAGATATGAAAATCGTGTACCAATACCTGATCGGCACTCTTTTACCCGCCAACATGGAGACAGAACTGCAAGGGGGGTCAATGCCCCGAAACTCGATCTCCCCATTCGCTGCGCTGCATCACGGTCGCTTTATTACAGGCCCCACCAACTTGAAACAAGCCAAATCAGTGGGGAAAGTCCCCAAAGTGTTCCTCTTTTCATCTGGGAAACCCACAACTTATCATTTGGTAGTGTACAGAGCCCTGAGCGCGTCAATTTGCTTGTTTCTAAGAG TTGATAAGGAGTTGACCTTGCAACTCTTTAAAGACATGGACGAATTCATCAGTCCCAAACTGACAACCATGGTGTCTGATATCTCTGAATACTGTTCAAAACAAGTGATTACGCCTTCAAACGTACCGGAAAATTCGCCAAGGTTCATCTACTTTAACAAGTTGAACCTGGCGTACAAGAGTACGGCGCATCTGGACAACAAGCAGTCTGGCAACATCGCTTGTACCAAAGAAGCGTTAAAGATAATGGCGGACATGAACAGCAGAAGAAGTCTGTTGGGACACTCGAGCGAGACCATCGTCAAGACCATGCACGACTACTGGGTGGTGGCTAAAAACTCGAATTCGCGCGAATTCTACGTAGCCTTGCAGCAGAAGAACGCAAGTCTCATAGACATCAGCG AGGACATCAAGAAACTGTGCGAGACTGAACTGAAAGGAATTTTCTTCCATCCTCTGTAG
- the LOC138122331 gene encoding ciliary microtubule inner protein 2B-like isoform X2, with protein sequence MFSGLTDEERYTGHCPTLKFHYGRCYGTKTKEILKDIRTKKIFQDVHKENYRSQDYKTPVLEPITKSKGQFKDYGLDYKQRAPRYITGYTGFIPTLNFRYGKSYSRAADDSAYEYETNKHRRLQMAQEEVDRMFRAKSAPRMTSIRSKDEVQQALDTYIEKRKFQEHKISPEYPPIAGYTGHIPRVKGNEESLSQRYNTVVKRGLTLLQKERERIQSLKKAQNQVVGVLQDFENLHNTISTEAS encoded by the exons GTACACGGGGCACTGCCCCACTTTGAAGTTCCACTATGGGCGCTGTTATGGGACGAAGACCAAAGAGATCCTGAAG GACATACGTACCAAAAAGATCTTTCAGGACGTTCATAAAGAGAATTATCGATCGCAGGATTACAAAACGCCAGTTTTGGAACCGATCACCAAAAGTAAAGGACAATTTAAGGATTATGGTTTAGATTATAAACAAAGAGCGCCTCGATACATCACAGGCTACACAG GTTTCATCCCCACACTCAATTTCCGGTATGGCAAGTCGTACAGCAGAGCCGCCGACGACAGCGCCTACGAGTACGAAACCAACAAACACAGGAGGCTTCAGATGGCCCAAGAGGAAGTCGACCGAATGTTTAGGGCTAAAAGCGCCCCTCGAATGACCTCCATCAGAAGCAAAGATGAAGTGCAACAGGCACTGGACACTTACATCGAAAAACGTAAATTCCAAG AACACAAAATTTCGCCGGAATATCCACCGATTGCCGGCTACACCGGACACATTCCGCGAGTAAAAGGAAACGAAGAGTCGCTCTCGCAGCGATACAACACCGTGGTGAAACGAGGATTAACCCTGCTGCAAAAAGAGCGGGAAAGAATCCAGAGTTTGAAAAAAGCGCAGAACCAAGTAGTTGGAGTGTTGCAAGATTTCGAGAATCTTCACAACACCATCAGTACTGAAGCTTCGTAG